The following are encoded in a window of Flavobacterium cupriresistens genomic DNA:
- a CDS encoding AraC family transcriptional regulator produces the protein MKTIVPTLEIISNSYGSSFTYTKHAEKTNSKTHLWHYHPEIELVYINGGAGKRQIGSHISYYTNGDLLLIGSNMPHCGFTNEQTGNKNEIVIHLKPEFLGNDFFVAPEMKRVLSVINQANAGIAFGGETKKNIGKKIEMMGDQLPFERLLTLLSILDELESSEEYTVLNANGFSLELNAQDSDRINVVFNYVKDHFQESIAIDEVSSLVSMTTPSFCRYFKKISSKTFTEFVNEYRLVHASKLLAEKPITINEVCYESGFNNFSHFSKSFKQYTGKSASQYRNEHKIIIK, from the coding sequence ATGAAGACTATCGTTCCGACTCTTGAAATAATATCCAATTCATACGGAAGTTCTTTTACCTATACGAAACATGCTGAAAAGACCAATAGCAAAACACATTTGTGGCATTATCATCCTGAAATTGAATTGGTTTATATAAACGGAGGAGCAGGAAAAAGACAAATTGGGAGCCATATTTCGTATTATACAAATGGAGATTTACTTTTAATCGGTTCGAATATGCCTCATTGCGGTTTTACTAATGAACAAACAGGAAATAAAAACGAAATCGTGATTCATCTTAAACCGGAATTTTTAGGAAATGATTTTTTTGTCGCTCCCGAAATGAAAAGGGTGTTAAGTGTCATTAACCAAGCCAACGCCGGAATCGCATTTGGCGGGGAGACTAAAAAAAATATTGGAAAAAAGATTGAAATGATGGGGGATCAGCTTCCTTTCGAACGTTTATTAACACTCCTGAGTATTTTGGATGAGTTAGAATCTTCAGAGGAATATACAGTGCTTAATGCTAATGGTTTTTCTCTTGAATTAAATGCACAGGACAGTGACCGGATAAATGTGGTTTTTAATTATGTTAAGGATCATTTCCAGGAATCGATTGCCATAGATGAAGTTTCGAGTTTAGTGAGTATGACTACGCCTTCTTTCTGCAGGTATTTCAAGAAAATATCCAGCAAAACATTTACAGAATTTGTAAACGAATATCGTTTGGTTCATGCTTCAAAACTTTTGGCGGAAAAACCAATAACCATAAATGAAGTCTGCTACGAAAGTGGTTTTAATAACTTTAGTCACTTTAGCAAATCATTTAAGCAATATACGGGTAAAAGCGCCTCGCAGTACCGTAATGAACATAAGATAATTATCAAGTAA
- a CDS encoding alpha/beta hydrolase — MKKIRALVVVFLVGITSVSYAAKVDTLQIASTAMGKTYKAAVVLPNTYAKSKSTYPVMYLLHGAYGHFSDWLKNTPNKKLVQNLSDQYNMIIVMPEGETFSFYLDSPMNKESQFETFITQEVIQKVDKTYRTISNRNGRVITGLSMGGHGALYLSGRHPDLFCAAGSMSGAVDMSAMLNRDSSTQVIKLMQPVFGDKSSNSELYEQNSVLAMTDKLKANKLPLIIDCGVNDFLIEPNRELHRRLVYNKVDHDYTERPGAHTWDYWENSLPYHVLFFNKILLKNQVVSKK; from the coding sequence ATGAAAAAGATCAGAGCTCTAGTAGTAGTATTTCTTGTAGGCATCACCTCAGTGAGTTATGCTGCAAAAGTAGATACTTTACAAATTGCAAGTACAGCGATGGGCAAGACCTACAAAGCCGCCGTTGTATTGCCAAATACCTATGCTAAAAGCAAATCGACCTATCCCGTTATGTATTTATTGCATGGTGCCTACGGTCATTTTAGTGACTGGTTGAAAAACACTCCGAATAAAAAGCTAGTCCAAAATTTGTCGGACCAATACAATATGATTATTGTAATGCCCGAAGGAGAAACATTTAGTTTCTATCTGGATAGTCCTATGAACAAAGAAAGTCAGTTTGAGACTTTTATCACGCAGGAAGTGATTCAGAAAGTAGATAAAACATACCGAACGATAAGCAATAGAAATGGTCGTGTCATTACAGGGCTTTCTATGGGCGGACACGGTGCTTTGTATCTCTCCGGCAGGCACCCTGATTTGTTTTGTGCAGCCGGAAGCATGAGTGGGGCAGTAGACATGAGCGCGATGCTCAACAGGGATTCTTCTACTCAGGTGATAAAATTAATGCAGCCAGTTTTTGGTGATAAAAGCAGTAATTCGGAATTGTACGAGCAGAATTCTGTATTGGCGATGACAGATAAACTAAAAGCCAATAAGCTACCTTTAATTATAGACTGTGGTGTTAACGATTTTCTGATTGAGCCCAATAGAGAATTACACCGCAGATTGGTTTACAATAAAGTAGATCATGACTATACCGAACGCCCCGGAGCACACACTTGGGACTATTGGGAGAATTCATTGCCGTACCATGTGTTGTTTTTTAATAAAATACTACTTAAAAATCAGGTAGTTAGCAAGAAATAA
- a CDS encoding TerC family protein, producing MTVWILFLLAVVFILALDLGVFNKTPHIISTKEASKWTLIWVTLSFLFSGVIYWLYTTDYISNPDNLKPAVASMKFITGYLIELSLSVDNIFVIAIIFASFKIPQKYQHRVLFWGILGAIVFRGLMIFFGVLLINKFTWTTYVFGAFLLFTAIKMLFSREEEDFNPKDSFVYKTLGKIIPITSHMDHERFFILTDKGKKAATPLFVALIVIEVMDVLFAVDSVPAILAITSDPFLVFSSNIFAILGLRSMYFFLANMLEKFSYLEYSLVAILAFVGLKMLLHHYIYIPEWASLGFIALSLLVGILVSLKYGKTKEAVEKEK from the coding sequence ATGACAGTCTGGATTCTCTTCTTGTTAGCCGTAGTTTTTATTTTAGCTTTGGATTTAGGTGTTTTCAATAAAACGCCACATATTATTAGTACCAAAGAAGCCAGCAAATGGACCCTGATCTGGGTAACGCTTTCTTTTCTGTTCTCCGGAGTAATATACTGGTTGTACACTACCGACTATATTTCAAATCCCGACAATCTGAAACCTGCTGTGGCTTCAATGAAATTCATCACAGGATATTTAATTGAATTGTCCTTGAGCGTTGACAATATTTTTGTGATTGCTATTATTTTTGCTTCATTCAAAATACCTCAAAAATACCAACACCGCGTTTTATTCTGGGGAATTTTAGGTGCGATTGTCTTCCGCGGACTAATGATTTTCTTTGGTGTACTATTAATTAATAAATTCACCTGGACGACTTATGTATTTGGTGCTTTCTTGCTTTTTACCGCCATCAAAATGTTATTCTCGCGTGAAGAGGAAGATTTCAACCCCAAAGATTCTTTCGTATACAAAACCTTAGGAAAAATTATTCCGATCACTTCCCATATGGATCATGAGCGATTTTTCATCCTGACCGACAAAGGAAAAAAAGCCGCTACCCCCCTATTTGTTGCTTTGATCGTCATTGAAGTTATGGACGTACTTTTTGCCGTAGACAGCGTTCCGGCAATCCTGGCCATCACATCTGATCCGTTTTTAGTGTTTAGTTCTAATATTTTCGCGATTCTCGGATTGCGTTCAATGTATTTTTTCCTGGCCAATATGCTGGAAAAATTCAGTTATTTAGAATACAGTTTGGTGGCTATCTTAGCTTTTGTGGGATTAAAAATGCTGCTACATCATTATATCTACATTCCAGAGTGGGCTTCTTTAGGGTTTATCGCACTCTCGCTTTTAGTTGGGATTTTGGTTTCTTTGAAGTATGGTAAAACCAAGGAAGCTGTAGAAAAAGAAAAATAA
- a CDS encoding glutamine synthetase beta-grasp domain-containing protein encodes MAKIKLEYIWLDGYEPTQNLRSKTKVEEHENFKGTLEELGNWSFDGSSTKQAEGGSSDCLLVPVAIYPDPTRINGYLVMSEVMYADGKPHPSNGRATIDDDNDDFWFGFEQEYFIMDTKTLLPLGFPVGGYPAPQGMYYCSVGGKNTHGRKLVEEHADLCIAAGINFEGINQEVACGQWEFQLFAKGAKKAGDEIWIARYLLDRLTEKYGYYIEYHPKPLGDTDWNGSGMHANFSNEVLRTCGDQATYERICEAFRPVTAEHIAVYGAYNDLRLTGKHETASIHDFSYGISDRGASIRIPLITVQKGWKGWLEDRRPASNGDPYKIAARIIKTVKSAL; translated from the coding sequence ATGGCTAAAATTAAGTTAGAGTACATTTGGTTAGATGGATATGAACCAACTCAAAATCTAAGAAGTAAAACTAAAGTTGAAGAGCACGAAAATTTCAAAGGAACATTAGAAGAACTTGGAAACTGGTCATTTGATGGTTCGTCAACTAAACAAGCTGAGGGAGGTTCTTCAGATTGTCTTTTGGTTCCTGTTGCCATTTATCCAGATCCAACTCGTATTAATGGATACTTAGTTATGTCAGAAGTAATGTATGCGGACGGAAAGCCACACCCTTCTAACGGTAGAGCTACGATTGATGATGATAATGATGATTTTTGGTTTGGTTTTGAACAAGAGTATTTCATCATGGATACTAAAACTTTATTGCCATTAGGTTTCCCTGTTGGAGGTTATCCTGCTCCACAAGGTATGTACTACTGTTCTGTTGGTGGAAAAAACACACACGGAAGAAAATTAGTAGAAGAACATGCTGATTTATGTATTGCTGCGGGAATTAACTTTGAAGGTATTAACCAAGAGGTTGCTTGTGGACAATGGGAATTCCAATTATTCGCTAAAGGAGCTAAAAAAGCCGGTGACGAAATCTGGATTGCCAGATACTTACTGGATCGTTTGACTGAAAAATACGGTTACTATATCGAATACCACCCAAAACCACTTGGTGATACGGACTGGAATGGTTCTGGTATGCATGCTAATTTCTCTAACGAAGTTTTAAGAACATGTGGAGATCAGGCTACTTACGAAAGAATCTGTGAGGCTTTCAGACCTGTTACTGCTGAGCACATCGCGGTTTACGGAGCTTACAACGACTTACGTTTAACCGGTAAACACGAAACAGCTTCTATTCACGATTTCTCTTATGGAATTTCTGATAGAGGAGCATCAATCAGAATCCCTTTAATTACAGTTCAAAAAGGTTGGAAAGGTTGGTTAGAAGACAGAAGACCTGCTTCAAACGGAGATCCATACAAAATCGCAGCAAGAATTATCAAAACTGTAAAGTCAGCGTTGTAA
- a CDS encoding glutamine synthetase III: MSTLRFQALKEASTRKPVHFEEIDRKSNIFGSNVFNEKAMKQYLTSDALKGVRDAVQHGTKIDRKLADYIAMGMKEWALAKGVTHYTHWFQPLTGTTAEKHDAFFETSYDGSDPVEKFGGAQLVQQEPDASSFPNGGIRNTFEARGYTAWDPTSPAFIYGTTLCIPTVFIAYTGEALDNKIPLLRALSVMDEAATEVCKYFDKNVKKVTATLGWEQEYFLIDKALANSRPDLMMTGRTLLGHTSAKGQQLDDHYFGSIPTRALTYMRDLEQECMLLGIPVKTRHNEVAPNQFELAPIFEETNLAVDHNSLLMDVMQKVAERHDFKVLFHEKPFKGVNGSGKHNNWSLATDTGVNLLSPSKTPMSNLQFLTFFINTIKAVNDNETLLRASIATASNDHRLGANEAPPAIISVFIGAQLTKVLSELESVTTGKLSPEEKTDLKLNVVGKIPDVLLDNTDRNRTSPFAFTGNKFEFRAVGSTANCSNAMTTLNAIVAKQLIDFKKEVDSLIDSKDMKKDDAIFNVLREYIKQSKKILFEGDGYSEAWEKEAKKRGLSNFKTTPEAIKAKVSKQALDLFSELGILNHIEAEARYEIELEEYTKKIQIEGRVLGDISRNHVIPTAIRYQNTLIENVKGLKEIFGKEFETIAKEQIVLIKEISGHIEGINSKVEAMTNERKTANQLTDAQKMAEAYCDKVKPYFEDIRNHCDKLELLVDDESWTLTKYRELLFTK; encoded by the coding sequence ATGTCAACATTACGTTTCCAAGCTTTAAAAGAAGCTTCTACAAGAAAGCCGGTACATTTTGAGGAAATAGACAGAAAGTCTAACATTTTTGGTTCAAATGTGTTTAATGAGAAAGCAATGAAGCAATATTTAACTTCGGATGCTTTAAAAGGGGTACGAGACGCCGTTCAGCACGGAACTAAAATAGACAGAAAACTGGCAGATTATATTGCCATGGGAATGAAAGAATGGGCTCTTGCCAAAGGAGTAACACATTATACACACTGGTTTCAGCCACTTACGGGGACAACTGCAGAAAAACACGACGCTTTTTTTGAAACCTCTTATGATGGCAGTGATCCTGTTGAAAAATTTGGAGGCGCACAATTGGTACAACAAGAACCTGATGCCTCAAGTTTTCCGAACGGAGGAATCAGAAATACATTTGAAGCCAGAGGGTATACTGCTTGGGATCCTACTTCTCCCGCTTTTATATATGGTACCACTTTATGTATTCCAACCGTTTTTATAGCTTATACAGGGGAAGCCTTAGATAATAAAATTCCGTTGTTAAGAGCATTGTCTGTTATGGATGAGGCTGCAACAGAAGTATGTAAATATTTTGATAAAAATGTCAAAAAAGTAACCGCTACTTTAGGATGGGAACAAGAATACTTCCTTATAGATAAAGCATTGGCAAATTCCCGTCCGGATTTAATGATGACCGGAAGAACTTTGTTGGGACATACTTCGGCAAAAGGGCAACAATTAGACGATCATTATTTTGGTTCTATCCCGACTCGTGCCTTAACTTATATGAGAGATTTAGAGCAAGAATGTATGTTATTGGGAATTCCGGTAAAAACCCGTCACAATGAGGTAGCACCTAACCAATTTGAGTTAGCGCCTATTTTTGAAGAAACCAATCTTGCCGTAGACCATAACTCTTTATTGATGGACGTGATGCAAAAAGTGGCAGAGCGTCATGATTTTAAAGTATTATTTCACGAAAAACCATTTAAAGGAGTAAACGGTTCCGGAAAACACAACAATTGGTCATTAGCAACCGATACGGGAGTAAACTTGTTAAGTCCGAGTAAGACGCCAATGAGTAATTTACAGTTTTTAACCTTCTTTATCAATACAATTAAAGCGGTGAATGATAATGAAACTTTGTTGAGAGCTTCTATTGCAACAGCAAGTAACGACCACAGATTAGGAGCCAATGAAGCACCGCCTGCCATTATCTCTGTTTTTATCGGAGCACAATTGACAAAGGTATTATCCGAATTAGAGAGTGTAACTACCGGTAAATTATCACCGGAAGAAAAAACAGATTTAAAACTGAATGTGGTTGGTAAAATTCCGGATGTTCTTTTAGACAATACCGATAGAAACCGAACATCACCATTTGCTTTTACAGGAAATAAATTTGAGTTCAGAGCGGTGGGTTCAACTGCCAATTGTTCGAACGCGATGACTACACTAAATGCTATTGTTGCCAAACAATTAATAGACTTTAAAAAAGAAGTAGATTCGTTGATCGATTCAAAAGACATGAAAAAAGACGATGCTATTTTTAATGTTTTAAGAGAATACATCAAACAGTCCAAAAAAATACTTTTTGAAGGAGACGGTTATAGCGAGGCCTGGGAAAAAGAAGCCAAAAAAAGAGGCTTAAGTAATTTTAAAACTACGCCTGAAGCCATTAAAGCCAAAGTCTCTAAACAGGCTTTAGATTTGTTTAGTGAATTGGGAATTTTAAATCACATCGAAGCAGAAGCACGTTACGAAATTGAATTGGAAGAATACACCAAAAAAATTCAGATTGAAGGAAGAGTTTTGGGCGATATTTCGAGAAACCACGTAATTCCTACTGCAATTCGTTATCAAAATACCTTGATTGAAAACGTAAAAGGATTAAAAGAAATCTTCGGAAAAGAATTTGAAACCATTGCAAAAGAGCAGATTGTTTTGATTAAAGAAATCTCCGGTCACATTGAAGGAATTAATTCTAAAGTTGAGGCGATGACCAACGAAAGAAAAACAGCCAACCAGTTAACAGATGCGCAAAAAATGGCAGAAGCCTACTGCGATAAAGTAAAACCCTATTTTGAAGATATTCGTAATCACTGTGATAAATTAGAATTATTGGTAGATGATGAAAGCTGGACATTAACAAAATACAGAGAATTGTTGTTTACAAAATAA
- the csgH gene encoding curli-like amyloid fiber formation chaperone CsgH, whose protein sequence is MHFLYRHITLLLLVFTTISYGQVPQDKIKAKIEIEKIEGNVKITASAENLTEVIRSASYRLSAIKNNNKSNNQSNNSQEGIFTLQPSEIKKLSTAQVNLEPDDEVIVLLLFYDENKQIIAKDRVMIGDEKKKMM, encoded by the coding sequence ATGCATTTTTTATACAGACATATAACCCTTTTATTACTTGTCTTTACCACGATATCCTATGGACAGGTTCCTCAGGATAAAATAAAGGCAAAAATAGAGATTGAAAAAATAGAAGGAAACGTAAAAATTACGGCCAGTGCTGAAAATCTCACAGAAGTAATTAGAAGTGCCAGTTATAGATTGTCTGCTATAAAAAATAATAATAAAAGTAATAATCAGTCTAATAATTCTCAGGAAGGGATTTTTACCCTCCAGCCAAGCGAAATTAAAAAATTGTCTACTGCCCAGGTAAATCTGGAACCCGATGATGAAGTAATAGTTTTGTTATTGTTTTATGATGAAAATAAACAAATCATAGCAAAAGATCGTGTGATGATTGGGGATGAAAAAAAAAAGATGATGTGA
- a CDS encoding curli production assembly/transport protein CsgE — translation MKVLPVDGFELRGIITDDTKTKIGKDFYDRYYYRYNDIGINAEKIVTIGEEYSFARNTSISITIDNEVIYEFLARPDDDFLDAVAEESVNATYAYFKEKEKQSKYFTQY, via the coding sequence GTGAAAGTTCTCCCTGTAGACGGGTTTGAGTTGAGAGGTATCATTACAGACGATACGAAAACTAAAATAGGAAAGGATTTTTACGATCGCTATTATTACAGATACAATGATATTGGAATAAATGCTGAAAAAATAGTAACAATAGGCGAAGAATATAGTTTTGCACGAAATACCTCCATATCAATTACCATTGATAATGAAGTTATTTATGAATTTTTAGCCAGACCCGATGATGATTTTTTAGATGCTGTCGCAGAAGAATCTGTAAACGCGACCTATGCCTATTTTAAAGAGAAAGAAAAACAAAGCAAATATTTCACTCAGTATTAA
- a CDS encoding curli production assembly/transport component CsgF translates to MKFILTTAIVVFLIPLSIRAQALVYKPVNPAFGGDTFNYQWLLSSAEAQNKQKDKTVDTTPQTDLERFKANLNSQLLSQISSTLYKQQFGTDGIKEGSYTFGSFSIDVYPSADGLTLNILDTNTGEQTQVIIPNQ, encoded by the coding sequence ATGAAATTTATTTTAACCACCGCAATAGTAGTATTTCTGATCCCTCTGTCTATAAGAGCCCAGGCCTTGGTGTATAAACCTGTCAATCCGGCTTTTGGAGGAGATACCTTTAATTATCAATGGCTTTTAAGTAGTGCAGAAGCCCAAAATAAGCAAAAGGATAAAACAGTAGATACCACCCCACAAACCGATTTAGAGCGATTTAAAGCCAATTTAAATTCGCAATTATTGAGTCAGATTTCCAGTACACTCTACAAACAGCAATTTGGTACAGACGGAATCAAAGAAGGATCTTATACTTTTGGGAGCTTTTCAATAGATGTTTACCCGTCAGCAGATGGTTTAACACTTAATATTTTAGATACCAATACAGGAGAGCAGACTCAGGTAATTATCCCAAATCAATAA
- a CDS encoding CsgG/HfaB family protein, translating into MRSHHYLCILVGILFTGCGAYFNQPTGVEKATLGESTPATSLLKELPKPKEPVIVGVYKFRDQTGQYKPQENGSSFSTAVTQGATSILIKALEDSKWFIPIERENIGNLLQERNLIRATRQEYIKNANPNEPQLTPLLYAGVLLEGGIVSYDSNIITGGFGARYFGAGGSVKYRQDRVTVYLRMISTSNGKILKSVYVSKTILSQAIDESLFRYVNFKRLLEVETGYTTNEPVHMAVTEAIEKAVESLVLEGIKDNIWQADAPKEKVDALLEAYSKETETAEATALYGRLLEERRSKFAMEISGGGTLMDGDYANPIVRPFGRGALKFFISPSLDISASTNVVNLANKNLLDVGYITFDLNLEWIILPRDRFTPYVYGGGGYAMNRKFENVYGKFQYGLGLEYLASRRIGIKVFAEQNVNFSDNVDYIKAGTRDDYYYKFGLGLTYYFAKNKNKASKKN; encoded by the coding sequence ATGAGATCGCATCACTATTTATGTATCCTAGTCGGAATTCTTTTTACCGGTTGCGGTGCCTATTTCAATCAGCCTACAGGAGTAGAAAAAGCTACTTTAGGTGAGAGCACGCCTGCGACCTCCTTATTAAAAGAATTGCCTAAACCAAAAGAACCAGTCATAGTAGGAGTCTATAAGTTCAGAGACCAGACCGGACAATATAAACCGCAGGAAAACGGAAGCAGCTTTAGTACGGCGGTCACTCAGGGTGCCACTTCAATTTTGATTAAAGCACTTGAAGATTCCAAATGGTTTATTCCTATCGAAAGGGAGAATATAGGCAACTTACTTCAGGAACGAAATCTAATTCGGGCTACCCGCCAGGAGTATATTAAAAATGCAAATCCAAATGAACCACAATTAACGCCTTTGCTGTATGCCGGAGTTTTACTGGAAGGCGGTATCGTTTCGTACGATTCGAATATTATTACCGGAGGTTTTGGAGCGCGTTATTTTGGAGCCGGAGGTTCGGTTAAATACCGTCAGGATCGGGTGACGGTTTATTTGCGGATGATCTCAACTTCCAATGGAAAAATTTTAAAATCAGTTTATGTTTCCAAGACTATTTTATCACAGGCAATTGATGAAAGTTTATTTAGATATGTGAATTTTAAAAGACTTTTGGAAGTAGAAACCGGTTATACTACTAATGAACCGGTTCATATGGCCGTGACAGAAGCGATAGAAAAAGCGGTAGAATCTTTGGTTTTAGAAGGAATTAAAGACAATATCTGGCAGGCCGATGCACCAAAAGAAAAAGTTGATGCGCTGTTGGAAGCCTACAGTAAAGAAACCGAAACAGCAGAAGCAACGGCACTTTACGGAAGACTTTTAGAAGAACGCAGAAGTAAATTTGCCATGGAAATTTCCGGTGGAGGAACATTAATGGACGGTGATTATGCCAATCCAATTGTGAGACCTTTTGGTAGAGGAGCGTTGAAGTTTTTTATTTCTCCCAGTTTAGATATCAGTGCTTCCACAAACGTGGTAAATCTTGCCAATAAAAACTTACTCGACGTTGGTTACATCACCTTCGATCTTAATCTGGAATGGATTATACTGCCCCGAGACCGGTTTACGCCTTATGTTTACGGAGGTGGCGGATATGCGATGAATCGAAAATTTGAAAACGTTTACGGCAAATTTCAATACGGTTTAGGTCTTGAATATTTAGCATCGAGAAGAATCGGAATAAAAGTATTCGCAGAACAAAATGTAAATTTTAGCGACAATGTCGATTATATAAAAGCTGGAACCCGAGACGATTACTATTATAAATTCGGATTAGGTCTGACCTATTATTTTGCTAAAAATAAAAATAAAGCAAGTAAGAAAAACTAA
- a CDS encoding carboxypeptidase regulatory-like domain-containing protein, whose protein sequence is MKYLYKIASVLFLLFLTACSEEKIDESQFGTVSGRVVSADTFTPMENVKVFSSPTSSIVFTGADGKFTIPNVKVGEYSFQAQKDGYIAKFEAVTVGANKAAEIVFELKKSTANNKPPTVPVLAAPTDNSTGQVIPLDLTWTVTDPDADELTFKITVRNNKNSDVKIYDAVKEKKLTLTDLLYGVKYYWQVEVTDGVNTPVLSALSSFTTMAFPTARYLLVKKVNDNNVIYAADDTGKQYQLTSSDKNSWRPRRNNQANKIAYIATNGSQNDIYTMNLDGTGAKKVTSSVPIAGFNSNYVGFSWNTSGSELIYPNFDKLYKISSDGSGLTKIYQTPTGKFISECDWSADGKKIALKVNDSDGYGAEIYIINLSGVLTTSIISGEDGALGSVNFSVTGQKLVYTKDVSGFENSTYRQLDSRIFEYSFLTSTSTQIVTEKTSGTNDLDVRYSPNESELIFTNTSNDGISAKNILKTSIGIANSRQVLFSGSSMPDWE, encoded by the coding sequence ATGAAGTATTTATACAAAATAGCAAGCGTACTTTTTTTATTGTTTTTGACGGCATGCAGTGAAGAAAAAATAGACGAATCTCAGTTTGGAACGGTTTCAGGAAGAGTAGTTTCAGCAGATACTTTTACCCCTATGGAAAACGTAAAAGTATTTTCGAGTCCAACTTCCAGTATTGTATTTACAGGTGCTGATGGAAAATTTACTATTCCAAACGTCAAAGTGGGTGAATATTCTTTTCAGGCTCAAAAAGACGGGTATATTGCCAAGTTTGAAGCAGTGACGGTTGGAGCTAATAAAGCGGCAGAAATTGTATTCGAACTTAAAAAATCAACAGCAAACAACAAACCGCCAACCGTTCCGGTATTGGCGGCACCAACAGATAATAGTACAGGGCAGGTGATTCCATTAGATTTGACTTGGACCGTAACCGACCCCGATGCAGACGAACTGACTTTTAAAATAACAGTAAGGAACAATAAAAACAGTGACGTAAAAATCTATGACGCCGTAAAAGAGAAAAAACTAACCTTGACTGATCTGCTCTACGGTGTAAAATATTATTGGCAAGTTGAGGTGACAGATGGTGTAAATACTCCCGTTTTAAGTGCTTTAAGTAGCTTTACGACAATGGCATTTCCAACGGCACGCTATTTATTGGTTAAAAAAGTAAACGATAATAATGTAATTTATGCAGCCGATGATACCGGGAAACAATACCAATTAACCAGTTCCGACAAAAACAGTTGGCGTCCAAGGAGAAATAATCAGGCCAATAAAATTGCTTACATCGCAACAAATGGCTCTCAAAATGATATTTATACCATGAATTTAGACGGAACAGGAGCAAAAAAAGTAACCAGTTCAGTTCCTATAGCCGGCTTCAATTCAAATTATGTAGGCTTCTCTTGGAATACTTCCGGTAGTGAACTGATTTACCCCAATTTCGATAAATTGTACAAAATAAGCAGTGACGGAAGTGGTCTCACAAAAATATACCAAACACCAACAGGTAAGTTTATATCAGAATGTGATTGGAGTGCTGATGGAAAGAAAATTGCTTTGAAAGTAAATGATTCAGATGGTTATGGTGCTGAAATTTATATCATTAATTTGTCGGGAGTACTAACAACATCGATTATTTCGGGAGAAGACGGAGCGTTGGGCAGTGTGAATTTTTCAGTTACCGGACAAAAACTCGTTTATACCAAAGATGTTTCAGGATTTGAAAATTCGACCTACCGACAGTTAGATAGCAGAATTTTTGAATATAGTTTTCTAACGTCGACTTCGACCCAGATTGTAACGGAGAAGACATCGGGAACAAATGATTTAGATGTTCGCTATTCGCCTAATGAATCTGAATTAATTTTCACGAACACGTCTAATGATGGTATTTCAGCGAAAAATATTTTAAAAACCAGTATCGGTATTGCCAATTCCAGACAGGTATTGTTTTCGGGAAGTTCGATGCCCGATTGGGAATGA